The following proteins come from a genomic window of Heyndrickxia acidicola:
- a CDS encoding ABC transporter permease, giving the protein MEVQPASSAAVYPKVKPSLGKRAWKSFRTFPMIYIGSAIVLILLIFAVFAPLIAPHPYAKQFADGITSNGMPTSPNHKFLWGADALGRDVLSRVIYGSRVSLEVGIFASLINLLIGVTLGLISGYFGGIVDTIIMRITDTVLAFPFLIFNMALVAILSPSITNVFIAIGILGWGVMTRVVRGQVLSLKEFDYVQAERALGASANRILFKVILPNVIGPVIVLSMLNVGLNILTEAGLSYLGIGIQPPTPSWGNMINEGLQAYQYAPWILWYPGIALLLSVLGFNLLGDGLRDILDPHNVTH; this is encoded by the coding sequence ATGGAGGTTCAACCCGCATCGTCGGCAGCAGTATATCCTAAAGTAAAGCCATCGCTGGGAAAGAGAGCGTGGAAATCATTTCGAACGTTTCCGATGATATACATAGGATCGGCTATTGTTCTCATATTACTTATTTTTGCAGTATTTGCCCCCTTGATTGCACCGCATCCATATGCGAAGCAGTTCGCAGATGGAATTACAAGCAATGGAATGCCAACTTCTCCTAACCATAAGTTTTTATGGGGAGCAGATGCTTTAGGGCGGGATGTATTATCCAGAGTTATATATGGAAGCAGAGTCTCTTTAGAAGTCGGAATTTTCGCATCACTAATCAACTTATTGATAGGCGTGACCCTTGGACTCATTTCAGGTTATTTCGGAGGAATCGTCGATACAATCATTATGCGAATAACAGATACTGTGCTTGCATTTCCCTTTTTAATTTTTAACATGGCTTTGGTTGCTATCCTAAGCCCAAGCATCACGAATGTCTTTATTGCGATTGGAATATTAGGGTGGGGAGTCATGACACGGGTGGTTCGCGGTCAGGTTCTTTCTTTAAAAGAATTTGATTATGTCCAGGCAGAACGTGCTTTGGGAGCGTCCGCTAATAGGATTCTTTTTAAAGTCATCCTGCCCAATGTAATCGGTCCCGTCATTGTCCTTTCCATGCTCAATGTAGGCCTGAACATATTAACCGAAGCGGGTCTTAGTTATCTTGGTATCGGAATTCAGCCCCCGACTCCGAGCTGGGGAAATATGATTAACGAAGGGCTGCAGGCTTACCAGTATGCCCCGTGGATTTTATGGTATCCGGGTATTGCACTTTTGCTTTCTGTACTTGGCTTTAACTTATTAGGGGATGGACTGCGTGATATTTTAGACCCTCATAATGTTACACATTAA
- a CDS encoding ABC transporter ATP-binding protein: MPETLLRVNQLKKSFPIRRGILQRVVGHVQAVNGVSFTLNKGETLGVVGESGCGKSTMGRSILRLIEPTSGSIEFDQKDILKLPKQQLQSIRRQMQIVFQDPYASLNPRFSVEQILSSPLEIHKLYSPKERSMRARQLLERVGLDADYAVRYPHEFSGGQRQRIGIARALALQPKLMILDEPVAALDVSVQSQVLNLLIDLQTEFDLTYIFIAHDLSVVRHISDRVLVLYLGKMAEMADVDSLFNEPLHPYTQALMSAVPIPDPDARRERILLQGDIPSPANPPSGCPFHTRCPHAMSKCSEAVPEWKEVKQNHYVACHLYE, from the coding sequence ATGCCAGAGACATTACTTAGAGTAAACCAACTAAAAAAATCGTTTCCCATCCGGCGTGGTATTTTGCAGCGGGTGGTGGGCCATGTTCAGGCGGTAAATGGCGTTTCATTTACCCTTAATAAAGGGGAGACACTGGGAGTAGTCGGGGAGTCCGGGTGCGGAAAGTCCACGATGGGGCGAAGTATTCTGCGCCTGATTGAACCAACCAGCGGTTCTATTGAATTTGATCAGAAGGATATTTTAAAGCTGCCTAAGCAGCAGCTGCAATCCATACGAAGACAAATGCAAATTGTATTCCAGGATCCATATGCCTCGCTAAATCCTCGTTTCTCTGTTGAGCAAATTTTATCGAGTCCGCTGGAGATTCATAAGCTTTACTCGCCAAAAGAACGAAGTATGCGAGCCCGGCAGCTTCTCGAACGGGTTGGGCTTGATGCCGATTATGCCGTTCGTTACCCGCATGAATTTTCAGGGGGACAACGACAGCGAATTGGCATTGCCAGGGCACTTGCTCTACAACCTAAGCTGATGATCTTGGATGAACCAGTAGCAGCGCTTGATGTTTCAGTTCAATCACAAGTATTGAATTTGCTGATTGATCTGCAAACAGAATTTGATCTTACGTACATTTTCATTGCACATGATCTAAGTGTTGTTCGCCATATTAGCGATCGCGTTCTGGTATTGTATCTGGGGAAAATGGCGGAAATGGCAGATGTAGATTCTCTTTTCAATGAACCGCTACATCCGTATACCCAGGCACTTATGTCGGCAGTGCCTATCCCGGATCCGGATGCTAGAAGAGAACGGATTCTTTTGCAGGGAGATATTCCAAGTCCCGCAAATCCCCCTTCAGGTTGTCCGTTCCATACCCGCTGTCCGCACGCAATGTCTAAATGTTCAGAGGCAGTACCGGAATGGAAGGAAGTAAAACAAAATCATTATGTAGCATGCCATTTGTATGAATAA